A single genomic interval of Streptomyces sp. BA2 harbors:
- a CDS encoding ABC transporter ATP-binding protein, with protein sequence MTSIDIKEDSVPAPRSGEEKGGRLLDVKDLHVEFHTREGEVKAVNGVNYSVDAGETLAVLGESGSGKSVTAQAIMGILDMPPGKIPQGEILFRGQDMLKMSNEERRKIRGRKIAMIFQDALSSLNPVLSVGYQLGEMFRVHDGLGRKQAKAKAIDLMDRVKIPAAKERVNDYPHQFSGGMRQRIMIAMALALEPDLIIADEPTTALDVTVQAQVMDLLADLQREYNMGLILITHDLGVVADVADKIAVMYAGRIVETAPVHELYKRPAHPYTRGLLESIPRLDQKGQELYAIKGLPPNLLHIPSGCAFNPRCPKAQDICRTDVPALVQVSEQDGGELPGRGSACHFWKETIHG encoded by the coding sequence CACGTCGAGTTCCACACTCGCGAGGGTGAGGTCAAGGCCGTCAACGGCGTCAACTACAGCGTGGACGCGGGCGAGACGCTCGCCGTCCTCGGTGAGTCGGGCTCCGGCAAGTCCGTGACGGCCCAGGCCATCATGGGCATCCTCGACATGCCGCCCGGCAAGATCCCGCAGGGAGAGATCCTCTTCCGCGGGCAGGACATGCTGAAGATGTCCAACGAGGAGCGCAGGAAGATCCGTGGTCGCAAGATCGCGATGATCTTCCAGGACGCCCTGTCGTCGCTCAACCCCGTGCTCTCGGTGGGCTATCAGCTCGGCGAGATGTTCCGGGTGCACGACGGGCTCGGCCGCAAGCAGGCCAAGGCCAAGGCCATCGATCTGATGGACCGGGTGAAGATCCCGGCGGCCAAGGAGCGGGTGAACGACTACCCGCACCAGTTCTCGGGCGGTATGCGCCAGCGCATCATGATCGCGATGGCGCTCGCCCTGGAGCCGGATCTGATCATCGCGGACGAGCCGACGACGGCGCTCGATGTCACCGTCCAGGCGCAGGTCATGGACCTGCTGGCCGACCTTCAGCGCGAGTACAACATGGGCCTGATCCTGATCACCCACGACCTCGGCGTGGTCGCCGACGTCGCGGACAAGATCGCGGTCATGTACGCGGGCCGGATCGTCGAGACGGCCCCGGTCCACGAACTCTACAAGCGCCCCGCGCACCCGTACACGCGCGGTCTGCTCGAGTCGATTCCCCGGCTCGACCAGAAGGGCCAGGAGCTTTACGCGATCAAGGGCCTGCCGCCCAACCTGCTCCACATTCCGTCCGGTTGCGCCTTCAACCCGCGCTGCCCCAAGGCGCAGGACATCTGCCGTACGGACGTCCCGGCCCTGGTGCAGGTGTCGGAGCAGGACGGCGGGGAGCTGCCGGGTCGCGGCAGCGCGTGCCACTTCTGGAAGGAGACGATCCATGGCTGA